In the genome of Vicia villosa cultivar HV-30 ecotype Madison, WI unplaced genomic scaffold, Vvil1.0 ctg.002073F_1_1, whole genome shotgun sequence, one region contains:
- the LOC131637699 gene encoding uncharacterized protein LOC131637699, with protein sequence MTDLIIWDEAPMANKFCFESLDKSLKDIMSGTTHASKRIFGGKVVAFGGDFRQILPILPRGTRSDIIHAIINASYIWDHCRVLRLTKNMRLQTGRPTSTNDEIRNYSEWILKIGDGTMCEPNDGYADIYIPDEFLISNFTDPIKAIVEDTYPDLIHNYLDSNYLQSRAILASTIEVVDDINQYITNLLPGEEKEYFSSDSIDKSDANSFDAYEHVTPEFLNALKTSGLPNHSIRLKVGATIMLMRNLDLF encoded by the exons ATGACAGATCTTATCATATGGGATGAGGCTCCTATGGCTAACAAATTTTGCTTCGAATCCCTTGACAAGTCCTTAAAAGATATTATGAGTGGAACCACACATGCATCTAAGAGAATTTTTGGAGGTAAGGTTGTTGCGTTTGGTGGTGACTTCCGACAAATTCTCCCTATTTTACCAAGAGGTACTAGATCTGATATTATCCATGCAATAATCAATGCTTCTTATATTTGGGATCATTGTAGAGTATTGAGGCTTACAAAGAACATGCGCCTGCAaactggtcgacctacttctacAAATGATGAGATAAGGAATTATTCCGAGTGGATTTTAAAAATTGGGGATGGGACCATGTGTGagccaaatgatggttatgctgaTATTTATATTCCAGATGAGTTCTTAATTTCTAACTTCACAGATCCCATTAAAGCAATTGTTGAAGATACGTACCCTGATCTCATTCATAACTATCTTGATTCCAATTATCTTCAAAGTCGTGCGATCTTAGCTTCAACAATCGAAGTAGTTGATGATATCAACCAATATATAACAAACCTTCTTCCAG gagaagagaaagagtACTTTAGTAGTGATTCTATTGATAAATCTGATGCAAATAGCTTTGATGCATACGAGCATGTGACACCCGAGTTCCTAAATGCCCTTAAAACTTCGGGATTGCCTAACCATTCAATCAGGTTAAAAGTTGGGGCCACTATTATGTTGATGCGGAACCTAGATCTGTTTTAA